The nucleotide window CATTGACATTGTACTGTGAAGTGCACATCCCTCAACGATTATGTTCACAAGTTCAACAATTTGTCTAATTACCCTACATTTGCACTAATTAATTAAAGTTAGCTGCTAAAATAAGGCACAAAAAAACGAGTTGGCCAAGTAGCCAATAGCTTGCCAGAAACAGAAGTTAAACACGTTAACTTCACATAGACATAACGTTAACTAGTTAGCTAAACAACATAGTTATATGGTAGCTAGGTATTAGTTGAACCAGTATCTGGGCAGAGGAGACGATGAACTCGTCATATTCATCGTCTCCTCTGCCCAGATACTGGTTCTGGTATTAGTATATTAGATACTAGTATTATATTAGTTAGGGACTGTACTTGCATCTCAGACTGACACCATGGGCAAATTGACagttggctagctaacgttagctctgGGAATGTTGGATTCCAGATTGCATCACTTAAAACCAAGTGAATAACATGACATAACTCATGACATAACTACAGATTCAAACACAAAATATATAATCTGACTGTGAAATTAGCTGTAAAAGATGCCCATCTCACCAAAATGTTGCTATATTTGCAATCAATCGAAGAGTGTCTAACATTAGCGCTAGCTCAAgtaagcttgctagctagctagctggccatGTCTTCCAATGAAGCTGGCAAAAGCACAGCATAAGTAATTAACAGCCTTAATAGGAACATTATGTATTTGCACTTACAAGGGTCCTGGGCGTTGGGGGTGCAAATATGATGGCAGATAGGTGAAAATCTGTTGAATGTGGCAGATATTAAAGTAAGAAGATCGTGAAAAAAAGAACGAATGCAATGCTCACTGACTGTGGAGGTCTTTACCAGGTGCTTCCATGTCTGTTTACCAGAATGCATTCTGGGACGCAGACGTCACTTCACCAGCACGCACGCACGTCGCTGACCTGCCAGTACGCGGTTTCAAAGATCTGAAACTGGTGCCATTTTGTGTCTTGTCAAAGGGGCCAAGTAACAATTTTCAGCAAAATAAATGCACCGTAATGGTGAACGAAGAGGGCAGTTTCATGTGAGTCGCATGCTGTCACAATTAACACGAGGCCTTTTGACCAATCcgtgtctttttttttttataaaggtGGGGCATTTCCAGTAGCCATGTTTATTGGTGCCACAGAGTTTCCAATCTTGTCTTTGTTGGatctttcaagacaactgggaactcgaggaaaaaacgaggtcaaatcatggcGCCAGTGATCTTCAGCTCTGAGCTCTAAGAAGATTTTCTGactggaattccgagttggatgaacgTTCACATCTATTTTTCACAGTCGGAGTTCTTTTTTTaacgagttcccagttgtcttgaacgcactgaagtcgaagatttccgagttcccacgTCCGAGTTGTTTTAGCGCAGCATATTTCCttgaacaaataaagttttattcaAAGAAGAAACTGTTCGTGCTGGGCAAATGGGTGCTGTAACTGATGGTAATATCGTTAATTGTTTGATATTTCCCAATGTGTTGAAATTGGTTTCTTAATCATGAAGCAGCTACCTGTCTTAAACAGTTCTGCATCTTTGAAATGgacattttaatattttattgAAGGCCTCAGCTACATTGTTTGGCTGGCTAACGTTCGCTAGTTACCGTTACATGTATTTGTTAGCTATGCAAGCTAATGAATCATTGTGTTCAGTATTTCATGAGTACGTGGTGATAGCGAAACACACGAGATATGTAGCGCCTAACTACATCATTTTGCATAAGTGTGCATGGCGGACCTTTTGAGTTTGTCATGAGCAACCAGTGTGAATGTAGTTTAGCAGCCATGAAGCTAAAGTTAGCTTGCAAAGGTTGTTGGTCTGGAGGTGGTCAATGTGCTCATTGCTAACTTCTCCATTACAGACGAAGTTATTCGAAAACGTCTTCTCATTGACGGAGATGGAGCTGGAGACGACAGACGTATCAATGTTCTGTTGAAGAGCTTTACCAAATGGTGCAATTCAACTGGGTCTCCTGAAGAAGGGTAAATGTGACTGCTTTGCCCTGCCCTGTGTGATAAGcctactagctaacgttagctaccacCAATCATTGCTTTCAAGGAGAGGTTGATTTGACTGACAATGTATttgtgttttatttaaccttttgttCTAACAGAGAAGACACATTGAGACCTAGGTCTCTTTTTCAAATGCAcccagtataatacaacacaaaTATACACATGATATGGATGGGTGGATAGATGTAAAGCACAAATAGAACATCACAGATCACCAAGAAAACAGATCCCTCCACAAAAATAAGTCCCCAATCAGTACTTTAAATTGCCCTAACAGCACTAGAACATCAAGATGAAATGTCTTTTAGAATTTTGTTCCAGCAGTATGGGGCATTAACTTAAAGCAGATTTACCTAGCTCGGTGGAGAACCTAGGAACCtcgagttaaccaatcctgtgaaggGGTTCGGCAATTCTTTCCACACTTCAACAGCAAAGTTCGATAAGACGGATGTTTTTGAAGGAGGCCCTTGTAAACAAAAAGGAGTAATGTAGAGATCTACGGGTCTTTAGTGAAGTCCAGCCAACCGTTTGATGAATATTAAAACTGTCACCTGTAACCAAATAAAGGACTCtatgcttccattcagccgcaaGAGTATAAGTGAGGTCGGCAACTGATTAGGCCTGGCACGCAGTCAGCTTTCAAATTCATCCAAAATGTGTTTGAAGGGTTTTATGTCATgtttctgtgcaggccagtcaagttcttccacaccaatcttgacaaccCATTTcggtatggacctcgctttgtgcatgggggcgttgtcatgctgaaacaggagagtgtcatccccaaactgttaccacaaagttggaagcacagaattgtctagaatgtcattgtatgctctaGTGTTAAGatattcccttcactggaactagggggcctagcccaaaccatgaaaaacagctcctggCTATTATTGCGCCTCCACCTAACTTTTACaggtggcactatgcattggggcaggcagcgttctcctggtataCGCCTatcccagatttgtccgtcacactgccagattgtgaagcatgattcatcactccaaagaacgcgtttccactgctccagagtcccatggcggcgaactttacaccactccagcttgtgtgtggctgctcggccatggaaacccatttcatgaagctgccgaccaacagttattttgctgtcgtttcttccagaggcagtttggaacgtgGTAGTGAGtcttgcaaccgaggacagactatttttacgcacttcagcactcggcggtcctgttctgtgaactcgtgtggcctaccacttcgcggctgcgCTGTTGTTGGTCCCAGAGCAACACTTCCACTTCACAGTAAAATCACTTACCGGGGTAgctgtagcagggcagaaatttgacgaactgacttgttgggatggtggcatcctatgacagtgctacgttgaaagtcactgagcacttcagtaaggctgttctactgccaatgtttgcctATGGAGATTGTGTGCTCAATATTATACACCTGTAATCAATGGATGTGACCCAAATAGCCAaatccattaatttgaaggggtgtccacgtagttttgtatatatatatatagtatagatTCATTTTTAACAGATTGACCAATGGTGTTTGACTTTCATTGAAGTTTACATCAACTTTTATGTAAACTATCTCAAAGTGAAATTGTAATGTATTCCTCTTTGCAGATTCACACAGTACCAGAGGATGTTGGGTACATTGGCACAATGTGAATTCTCAATGGGGAAGACCTTGCTGGTGTATGACATGAACCTCCGGGAAATGGAAAACTATGAGAAAATATACACAGACATTGGTGAGAGAAATAACACTGGCATCTCAGTCCTTTACACAAGGGTTCCGAACTTGTTCCTGGACCGAGTTTAGGCATCCCTGCATTACACTGTTCTACTGTCAGAACTTATAATCCTGTCATATTTGATTCTCTTTCTCTTCAGAACAAAACATCACGTCAGCACATGATAAAATATCAGAATGCAAAAAGGAGATCCAGAGGGCAAAGAGAATACGAAAGAATCGTCAAGGTGAGGTTAACCCGGGTTCACTTAAATATGTATTAAAGTGCAAGATGGCTATATACTTTTTGGGGAAATTATCTATTGTTTTTTAACTTGCACAATTTGATTAGTCTTGTCAGTACTTTAATACAGGAATCTGTTACTGGAGTAGACTTAAATGTTGCTGGTGTCCTTTAATTTGGCAGAGTATGATGCACTGGCAAAGGTCATCCAGCAACATCCAGATCGCCATGAAACACTGAAGTGAGTGTACTGCCTCTTTTTTCTACACGTTTTAATAGAGGCAGCCAACATGTACAGGTATACATGTACATGCCGATATTCATTTAGATTTTAAATGTGATcttttttttcatattttttcacCACAGGCAGTTGGAGGCACTTGACAAAGAGCTCCAGCAGTTGTCTCACATCAAAGAGAATGTGGAAGATAAGGTAggcctgtttcctgtgtgttttattTGACTATCTTATCGACTAatctgtgcccccgcacattgattttgtaccggtacaccctgtatatagccttgttaatgttattttattgttgctctttaacaaataaatatttgttttttacttcagtttattttagtaaatacttaacacttatttttatttaaactgcattgttggttaagcgcttgtaagtaagcatttcactgtatggtctacacctacttttcggcgcatttgacaaataacattttatttaattatAGATTTGTATGGTGTCTTAATATATTGTCTGTTTGTCCCTCAGCTGGAGTTGAGGAAGAAACAGTTCCATGTGCTCCTCAGTACCATCCAGGAACTACAGCAGACACTGGAGAGTAAGTATGACTGTTGGCGTTGTGCTCTCCTATGGCAAGATGGGCTATGGGTATGCTGGACTGTGTGTCGGTCATTATACAAGGGGTGGGTCTGGTCCTGAATGTTAATTTGTTAACTGCATTCCAGCCGGTTTCTATTCCAaaagttaccaccagctaaatcgATGACGTCAAAAtgctatttactctgttccatctgactgcgcaatccactgtctcgaCAGTCCAGCCATTCACTTTATAAACTCGCCACTTTAAATAGCATCTAGACCTTCTCAcattttagactaacatttagttttcaacagcggataTTTCTAtgaaccttgctgtctgtctctgacatttgcaacattgtttcaatattcaaattcgatctccagatatcccatagtaatgaatgtgtcgggatgaggcaggcaggcagcttttgTCAGCCAGTCGAATTCGCGAAGCATCATAATTTTTATGGCTGTTcgctaccggtcaaaagtttttgaacacctactcattcaagggtttttctttgtttttactattgtatacattgtagagtaatggtgaaaacaaactatgaaataacacatatggaatcatgtagtaaccaaaaaagtgttaaatagatcaaaatatattttgagattctttaaatagccaccctttgccttgatgacagcttcacacactcttggcattctctcaaccagcttcacctggaatgcttttccaacagtcttgaaggagttctctcatgctgagctcttgttggctgcttttccttcactctgcggtctgactcatcccaaaccatctcaatttggttgaggtcgggggattgtggaggccaggtcatctgatgcagcactccatcactctccttagtaaaatagccctaacacagcctggaggtgtgttgggtcattgtcctgttgaaaaacaaatgatagtcccactaatcacacaccagatgggatggcgtatcgctgtggtaatcattctggttaagtgtgccttgaattctaaataaatcagtgtcaccagcagagcacccccacaccataacacctcctccatgctttacggtgggaaatacacatgcggaggtcatccaccggtctaatgtccattgctcgtgtttcttggcccaagcaagtctcttcttattggtgtcctttagtagttgtttctttgtagcaatttgaccatgaaggcctgattctcctctgaacagttgatattgagatgcgtctgttacttgaactctgaagcatttatttgggctgcaatttctgaggctggtgtctctaatgaacttatcatctgcagcagaggtaactgggacttccattcctgtggtgggtctcatgagagctagtttcatcatagcgctttatgttttttgcaactgcacttgaagaaactttcaaagttcttgacattttccggattgactgaccttaacaaggcacacctgttaattgatatacattccaggtgactacctcatgaagctggtttaaagaatgccaagagtgtgcaaagctgtcatcaaggcaaagggtggctattggaagaatctcaaatatataatatattttgaattgttttatCTTTTCTTGGTTActagat belongs to Salvelinus namaycush isolate Seneca chromosome 20, SaNama_1.0, whole genome shotgun sequence and includes:
- the LOC120065711 gene encoding THO complex subunit 7 homolog; translation: MGAVTDDEVIRKRLLIDGDGAGDDRRINVLLKSFTKWCNSTGSPEEGFTQYQRMLGTLAQCEFSMGKTLLVYDMNLREMENYEKIYTDIEQNITSAHDKISECKKEIQRAKRIRKNRQEYDALAKVIQQHPDRHETLKQLEALDKELQQLSHIKENVEDKLELRKKQFHVLLSTIQELQQTLENDEKSENDDTQESSMENGE